The Nocardia vinacea genome contains the following window.
GCGCAACTCGCGCAAGACCCTTCTCACGGCTGGTTTCTTCAACCTCGGGGCTGGTTTCTGTACCGGACGTCATCCCGTCGTTCCTCATCTTTCGCTCCGCACGAGGCTGCCCGGGTGCATGTGACGCACCGCACAAGACTCGTTTGGCGAGTATTGATGTCCCACTGGTGTCCAGACAAGAGGGAAAGTTGCAGGTACGGTCTGCAAAAATGCAGAAACACCGGGTGGAGTGGCACTCCAGGTGTCGCCTGAGCGCACCGTCAGCCGAGCTCAGCGAGCTTGCGCCGCAGCACCGTTCGCTCGCGTTCGTTGCCGCACAGCTTTGCCGCGCGCTCCAGTTCGGTCCGCGCCTCATCGTTGCGTCCCAGGCGGGTGAGCAGCTCACCGCGAACGCTCGACAGCAGATGTGAATTCGACAGCGCCCCAGCCGCCGCCAACCTGTCCACGATCGGCAGCGCCGCGGCCGGCCCCTGGGCCATGGAGACTGCCACCGCCCGGTTGAGATCGACCACCGGCGACGGGGCAAGTCTGCCGAGCGCCTCGTAAATGAGCACGATGCGCTCCCAGTTCGTCGTCTCGACCGAGGCTGCGACGGCATGACATTCGGCGATCGCCGCTTGCAAGCCGTAGGCCCCGAGGCCAGGGCCGACCTGCTCCGCGCGGGCCAGGGCGGCCCGTCCCCGGCGGATCGCGGCACGGTCCCAGCGGCGACGGTCTTGGTGCTCCAATAAGACCGGCTCGCCGTCCGGTCCGGTACGGGCCGGGAAGCGCGCCGCGCTCAGTTCGAGCAGTGCGAGCACGCCGTAGACCTCGGGCTCGTTCGGCACCAACCGGGCAAGCACCCGCGCGAGACGCTGTGCTTCGCCCGCCAGCTCGGATCGGATCAGCTCGTCACCAGAGCTGGCCGTGGAGCCTTCGGTGAAGATCAGATAGATCACGCTGAGCACCGAGCCGAGGCGCTCGGCCCGCTCTTGGGCCGACGGCACGTCGAACGGCACCCGCGCCGCCGCCAAGGTCTTTTTCGCGCGGGTGATCCTGGCCTGCACGGTGGCGGTCGGCACGAGGCATGCCTTGGCGATCTCATCGCTGGTCAGACCGCCGACCACCCGTAGGGTGAGTGCCAGCCTCGCTTCCCGCGACAGCACGGGGTGGCAGGAGATGAACATCAATGCGAGCACGTCGTCATCGATCCGATCCGGATCCCAGAGCATGTCCTCGGCATCGCGAGTGGGTTCGCGCCCGGAGACCACCCCGCCCTCGCCCAGATCACGGGCGAGGGCGGCATATCTCTCGTCGAGGGCGGAGCGCCGACGGAACGCGTCGATCGCGCGACGTCGACCCACGGTGAGCAACCACCCCGCGGGATTGCGGGGCGCGCCGTCACGTGGCCACGTCACCAGGGCCTCGGCCAGCGCCTCCTGGGCGAGGTCCTCGGCCAGCGCGAAATCGCCGGTGTACCGCGCGAGTGCACCGACGATCCGTGCCGACTCGATGCGCCAGATGGCGGCGACGGCCGCGCGGCCGGTGTGCTCAGCCATTCGATCCGCTCAGAGCTGACCGGTCGCTTCCCGCCATTTGCGCTCCTTCTGGATCCACTCGTTGTCCTGCGGGAACTCATCGATCGTGGTGACCCGGCGGATCTCGGTCTTGAAGCCGGGACCGGTGATCGGCGACCGTTTGGCCCACTCCACGGCTTCCTCCTTCGATGCCACGTTGAGAATGTAGAACCCGCCGAACAGCTCCTTGGTCTCGCCGTACGGTCCGTCGGTGACCACGGGCGTCTCGGAGGAATAGTCGACGACCACGCCATCGGCGGCGTCGTCGAGACCCTCCGCGGCGACCAGCACGCCCGCCCGGATCATCTCCTCGTTGTACCGACCGACGGTCTCGATCATCTTGTCGAAGTCGAAATTCTCCATCCCCGAGTAGGCCTCGTCGGTGGCGCGCCAGATCAGCATGTACTTCATGGTTCTTTTCTCCTCGAGTATCCGGGTCCCTCTCGGACCCTCTCACCCTCGAGTCGAACGGGGAACGGGGAAAATCGACGTGCCGCCGAAAAAATCTTTCCCAGGGCCGAATTCACCGGTAGGTCCGTCCGCGGACAACAGCGCCAACCGGATGGCGGCCGCCACTGGATCCGCGCCCATCCGCCGAGGCATACCCGGGCACCGGCGTTGACGCACGCGAGTACCGCCGAGGTCAGAGCCGTCGCCGCTTGCTGGGACCAGAGCATGACGGCTGCGGGGACGGCAATTCTGGTGAGCGTGTCGTGCAGCGCGGCGGTGGGAACGTCCGGGCCGAGCAGCTGCGCACTCGTGCCACGCTCTGCCAGCGCCGCGCGCGCCACCTCCAGTGGCAGGGAATGGGACTCGCCGCTGGTGCAGGCGAGGATCGTCGGCACCGGATCATGGGTGCGGGTCGGCGGTAGGGTCCTGGTCCCGAGCGGGCATCGAACGGTGCGGCATGACCTGATTCTGCATGGTCGCCGCAAATGGTCCGCATGACTTCACGAGTACGGCTCTGCGACAGCGGGTCTATCCATTTCGGGGGTTGAACGACACGCTTTCGATCCGCGAGTCAGCGGTGAAACAGATGTCGGATGCGGCTGCGGATGCCGGGAGTGTGCCGCGGTAGGGGAGTGGCGGGTTCGGTGGCCGCCTCGGTCGAGGTTGCCTGAGCGAATCGCACGTGCAACTGTTCGCGGACCTGGTCCGGAGTGTAGGCGCGGCGGCGGCGCTCAGCGCGCACGACCACCACGCCGGTTGCGACGACACCAGCGGCACCTGCCAATCCCACTGCCTTCCACCACCTCATACCGCATAGGCTACTTCCATGACGGGGACGAGCATCAGTCTCGATCGGGCGCTCGAGCTCACCAGAACTGGCGACATCTGGTTGTTCCGTGGGCATTCGGCGGCCGATCGTGCGATTCGGATGACGACGAACAGTCCGGTGAACCATGTGGGAATGTCGGTCGTGCTCGATGATCTGCCCGCATTGATCTGGCATGCGGAACTGGGCCGATCACTGCCCGATATGTGGTCGGGTGTCGCGCGCCGCGGCGTCCAGTTACACAATCTGCGTGACGCCGTATCGGTGTGGACACACCGCTACGGTCAGCAGGCCTGGTTGCGTCAATTGAACCGTCCGGCAACCAAGGAGATGGAAGACAGCTTGCTGCGCACCATCGCCCGATTCGATGGAACCCCCTTTCCTTCCACTGCCGGTCTCGCCGGACGCTGGCTGCGCGGCCGAGCACGCCTCCCGCGACGCCGGTCGCGCCGAACGGTCGTCCAGGAGTTGGAGAGCGCGTATTGCGCGGAGATCGTGGCCGCGACCTATCAGTCGATGGGGCTGTTGTCGCAGGACCGAAGCCCGAATTGGTATGACCCCGGGCGGTTTTGGAGCGGCGACAGGCTGCAGTTGAGTGGCGGCTATGAACTGGGTGGCGAAATCGCGGTGCAAACACCCGCCGACTCCTGACCGCGGCCGATGGAGTGATGTAGTTCAGGAAGCGCGGAGACCGTCGAGCACGAACCGCAGGGATCGCTGCGATGCCGATTCGCCGGCGTTGTCGCCGAGCAGCGACAGCGCCCAGACAAGCTTCACCACGTCGTCGTCGGTGGCGTCGGCCCGCAGCGTCCCGTCGCGGCGAGCGCGGTCGAGCACCGTCGACAGATGTGTCATTCCCCGCGCGCATGCCTGGGCGAGTTGTGCGGCGGCGGGGTGATCGCCGGTGAATGCTTCGAGCAGTCCGCGGTCGGCGGCGAGTCGAGTCAGCAGGTTTTCGACGAAACCGGTGAGTGCGGCCCAGGAATCCTGTTCAGCCGCAGCCTGTTCGGCGAGTTCGTCCACGGCGGCAAGGCGGGGTGGTAGCAGTGCGCCGATGAGGGCGTCGCGGGTCGGGAAGTGGTTGTAGAGCGTGCCGATGCTGACTCCGGCGCGCCGTGCGATCTCCTCCAGCGACCCGGACAGTCCTTGTTCGGTGAACACGCCGGCGGCTTCCTGCAGCAACCGGTCGCGGTTGCGGGCCGCGTCGCGGCGCATCGGTCGAGTCACGACGACCATCATACAAACTTGAGGACCCCCTCACTCTAGTGTTAACCTCTTTGAAAATGAGGCACCCCTCAATATTTGGAGGTAGAGATGACGAACAGCGCACGCACAGCCGTGATCGTCGGTGTCGGGCCGGGATTGGGCATGTCGATGGCCAGTCGGTGGGGTCGGGAAGGATTCCGGGTCGCGCTGGTCTCTCGCAGCGACGCCCGGCATGGTGCGTATCTGGCTGATCTCGCCGCACAGGGCATCGACGCCACCGCTCACACAGCCGATGTCACCGATCCGGATCGACTGACCGAGGTCCTGGATGCGATCAGCACCAGCGGAAATGTCGAGTTCGTGTATTACGGTCCCGGCCCGACGCAGCTGCCGGTTCCGATCGCGGAGATCGACGTCGCGATCGCGCGATCGGCATTCGACTGGGTATGGCCCGCGGTGCACGTCGTCGGCGCCGTGCTGCCCGGCATGCTCGAACGCGGTACCGGCGGGCTGGTTTTCGCGGGCGGGTTGTCCAGTGTGCGTCCCATGCCGATGCTGGGCCAACTGGCTTTGGCTGCCGCGGCGCTGCGCAACTACGCGCTCACCCTCAACGCCGCGCTGGCCGACCGCAATATTTACGCTGGAACGCTCACCATCGGCGGCTTGGTCGAACGCGGCGACATCCATGCCATGGTCACCGCTGATCCGGTGAAATATGGTGCTGCAGAAGGACATACGCTCGATCCGGACCGAATCGCCGAGACTGGCTGGCGTATGTACGAGACACGGGAGCGCGCCGAGGCAGTCTTCGACGCCCTCGGCCGGTAACTCGCCCCAAGCCGAAGTCCGATGCGGTCGCTACCACGCGGCACCGGCCGCATTCTGGTCCGGGCTGCTCACCGCAACAGGAAATATGTTGTCATTGGACACGCGTGGCGATGCCTGGATAGTCGAGGATCAGCCCGGATTGGTCGTAGGTCAGGCTGCAGGCGAAGGACGCTGTCGGCAGCGCACGCTACGGGTTTGCGACCGGGCTCAGGCAGCTGGCCGGTGGGTCGACGAGCACGCAGATCGACGGGCCGCGGGTGGGGCGGTAGTCGGCGGGGAGACCGCCCGCGGCGACTATCTGGGTGTAGGTGCCGACACCATCGGTGGGACGGCGGGTGAGGGTCGGATCGGTGCGCACGTCGACGGTGTAGAGGCCGAATCGTGGTGTGTAGCTGCCCCATTCGTAGTTATCGGTGAGGCTCCAGTAGTTGTAGCCGATGACGTTCATGCCGTCGGCCTTGGCGCGCTGGATCCAGTAGACGGTGTCGCGCAGGTGATCGCTGCGGGTGTAGCCGTCGCCGCGGGGAATGCCGTTCTCGGTAGGCATCCCGTTCTCGACGATGTAGAGCGGTTTGCCCGGAAAGCGGCGCGAATAGTATTGCAGCGCATAGTAGATGCCTTCGGTGCGCACCGGCAGCTCCCAAATGCGTTGTCCGGGCAGCTGCGGCATTGCCGACCCGATGGCCCTGGTGATGGAACTCAGCAGCGACTGCACCGGATCGTATGCGAAGTAGTAATCGACGCCCACGTAGTCGAGCCGGTTGGCGATGCGATCGACGAACTCGCCGTTGACCTGCGCCTCCGAGCCGGCCACATAGCCGACATTGCTGGTCACCTGGGCGCCGGGCTGGATCTGGTGGATGTAGTCGTAGATGACGTTGTGGGCCTGTGCGAGGCGGTCGAGCATCTCGGGTGCGCTCGCCGCGCCCCGGCCGGTCTCGTGCACGATGTAGGCGACCGGCTCGTTCACGGTGACCCACAATGGATTTCGGGATGCGTAGCGGTCGACGACCGTGCGCATATTGGCCAGCCAATCCTCGACCATGCCCGGATTGCGCCAGCCGCCGCGGTCGGCGGCCCAGCCGGGATAGACCCAGTGGTCCAGGGTGATCATCGGTCGCATCCCGGCAGCCACGATCTTCGCGATCACCGCGTCGTAGAAACCGAACGCGGCGGCATCCCAGGTGCCCGGCGTGGGCTGTACGCGAGCCCATTCGATCCCGATCCGGAACACCTTCACACCCAGCTCGGCCGCCAGGTCGATGTCGGAGGCGTACCGGTCGTAGAAGTCGACCGAATCGCGCAGTTCGTCGGCACCGGAGTTCGCGATGTAACGCGTCCAATTGCTATCGGGCGCATGGCCTTCGGACTGGAACCCGGATGACGCGACACCCCAGAGGAAATCCGAGTCCAGTACCGGTAGCGCGTTCGACCGGATCGGCGGGACGGCCGAGGAGTTCGTGCACAGCAGCAATGTCGACGCGGCGGCGGCGAGCGCGGCCAAGACGTACCGACGGAACCGGGATCGCATCGATTCAGGGTAACTCGATCTCCGCCGGCGATGGACGAATCAAGAATGCCGGCCAGATTCGGCGGTGCCTCGGCGATCTCATATACGTATCAGCGTTTGTCCCGATTCAGCTCGATCGTCAGTCCCAGGGCGAAACGGCCGATCGGCTTCGCGCTTGATGTCGGCGACAGTCGAAGTGCTTCGCGCGCAGGTTATTTCATCTCGGGTTGACCTACAGCTCCGGCAACCGTTGACGCAGCAGGCAGAACTCGTTGCCCTCCGGATCCTGCAGCACGTGCCAGGACTCTGCACCGGTCTGATCGACGTCGGCCGGCCGCGCACCGAGCGACAGGAGCCGCTCCAGTTCGGCGTCCTGGTCGCGGTCGACCGGGTTCACGTCGATGTGCAGCCGGAGCTTCGCGGTCTTCGGCTCGTCGACCCGGCTGAACACCAGCGTCGGAGCGGCCCCGCCGAATCCGGACGGCGGCCCGATCTCGATGCCGTCCTCCGGTTCCTCCCTGCCCAGCTCGACGTAGTCCAGCACGGCGCACCAGAAACGGGACAGGGCAACGGGGTCGGTGCATTGGACGACCAGTTCAGACAGGCGGCAACTCATACGCTCAGACCCTAGACAGCAGCCGGTCGGCGGTCTCCGGGTGGTGCGTCAGGGCGTCGAATGGTTCGCGCCGGAAGGGTGTTCGGCAGCGACATCAGCGATTCGCTCGGCGTCTCGAGCCGCGATCTCATCGGTGAATCCGAGGCGCCACCAATCAGATCCGGCGGGGCGACTGACTTTTTCACCGGTCACGCAGCGTCGACAGCGGCAGCGCGCCGATTCCGGGGGGAAGTTCGAGGAAGCAATTCCGCGTAGAGTTCGGTCGAGGGCATCGCCGAGCGCGGATCAGGCGTTGGGTCAGCAGTCGAGACGGGGAGGCTCCGATCGAAACATCGCGCGCTCGTGACGGGCAGGCCGAGGGCGGACTGAACACCGCCACAGCGCCGAGTTTCATGGTCCTGACGGGGACAGTCGTTGGTGTTGTGTTGTTCTTGTGCGTCCACCTCGACCGGGCTCCGTTCGTTGGGAACATGACCGGTCCCGATCGGCTTGTCGTCCTGGTGACAGGCGGGATTCTGCTGGGGGTTTCCCTGCTGGGGTGGGCGATCAAGACGCTGTATCTGCTCGGTCGAGAGCGCCGGTGGTCCTGGAAAGTCGCCGCGGTTCCGGTGGTTGTGGTCGCGGGGTTGGTGGCCGGGTTGATCTTTCGGTCCGCGAGCTTCGGTGCCGCACGTCCGGAAATGGAGGAAGTCGCGGTCGGGATGCTGCGCGAGGATGGGCCGAATACCCGTGAAGGTCTGAGCCTCGGTGGGCTCGATATCAGTTCGGTTCATCGCGAGTCCGATGGGCGCGTCTACTTCTATGACGCCGACGGCTTCGTGGGTTCCACGGTCAGTGGCTGGGTCTACTCGCCCGGCACCGAGCCGGTGGGGAGTGGCGCGCGCCGGTTCGAAAGGCTGTCCGGAGATTGGTATTCGTTCGTCTTCGATATCGACTGAGGCCGCGGGTGGCTCGACTCGACGGGCTGATTTCAACCGCGGCCGAAGCGATCAGGAATCGAGAAGCGCTGGTCGCCGGTTAGAAAATAACGTTAGTGCCATGAACATCACCATTAACCAAGCCGCTATCGAATCCGTCATCCTCGAGGTGCCCGACGCTGCGGCCGCGGAGGCCTTCTACACCGCCGCGTTCGGTCTCGGCGACAAAGTGCGCGTCCGCACTTCGGATGCGCCGACGTCCGGCTTCCGTGGCTTCATCCTGTCGCTCGTGGTGTCGCAGCCGAGTACCGTCGACAGCCTCATCGGCACCGCTGTCGCCGCAGGCGCGACGACACTGAAGCCCGCCAAGAAGAGCTTCTGGGGCTACGGCGGCGTCGTCCAGGCGCCGGACGGGGCGATCTGGAAGATCGCGACGTCGTCGAAGAAGGACACCGGTCCGGCCACCCGCGAGATCGACGATTTCGTGGTCCTGCTCGGGGTCGACGACGTCAAGGCGACCAAGCAGTTCTACGTCGATCACGGCCTGGCCGTTGCGAAGAGCTTCGGTAGCAAGTACGTCGAGTTCGAAACCCCGGCGTCCTCGATCAAGCTGGCACTCTACGGGCGCCGTGCCGCCGCCAAGGATGCTGGTGTGCCGCAGGAGGGAACCGGGGCGCATCGGATCCTCATCGGGGGTAGTGCTGGAGCCTTCACCGATCCGGACGGGTTCGCGTGGGAGGTTGTCCAGGCCTGAGCCGGTCGGAGTCGCCCGCGCATCCTCACTTGGCGTCCCAGTAGCACTCGACCACTGCTGTCGTGAACGGGAACCGGACCGGTGTCGGCCCGAAGACGATCCGGCCTGCGGTCTCTGCCGCAGTCGCGATCATGTCGGCGACCGCCGTGGCTTCCTCGGCTGGGCAGTGCACGATTACCTCGTCGTGCTGGAAGAAGACCAGTTCGGCGCGGAGTCCGGCGCTTGCCATCGCATGACGCACACCCGCCAATAGCAGCAAGGCCCAGTCGGCGGCGCTGCCCTGCACCACGAAGTTCCGCGTGAAGCGGCCGCGAGCACGCGTCGCAGGGGTGCTGGCATACCCGTCCACCTGGTCGGGCGATGCGATGGAGGCCGGGGGACAGGTGCGCCCGAGCCAAGTGCGCACCAAGCGGCCCTCTTCACCGGCGCGAGCCGCGTCGTCGACATACGCCACCGCGGCCGGATAACGTCGGCGCAGTTCGGCCATGTGAGTGAGGGCATCGCCGGAGGTCTGGCCGTAGATGGCGCCCAGTAGGGCGATTTTGGCCTGGGCGCGGTCGCCGCCGAAGATACGGTCCGCCAGATCGGCGTACAGGTCTTCGCCGCGACCGGCCACCTCCATCAATCCCGTGTCGCGGGAGATTGCGGCAAGGACTCGCGGCTCCATTTGGTCGGCGTCGGCGACCACCAGACGCCATCCGGGGTCCGCGCGTATCGCTTGACGGATCACCTTGGGGATCTGCAGAGCGCCGCCGCCGTTGGTGGTCCAGCGGCCGGAAACCGTGCCACCGGGCAGGTATTCGGGACGAAAGCGGCCGCCGTGCACCCACTGCTCGAGCCAGGACCAGCCGTGGGCGGTGTACAAGCGGTACAGCGATTTGTAGGCCAGCAGTGGCGCTACGGCAGGGTGATCGATCTGCTGTAGTTCCCACTTTCGAGTGGAGGACAACAAGATCCCGATGCGGCCGAAGGCTCTGATGATGTCGTTGGGCAGGTCTGGCCGGACCCGCACACCTTCCCCGAAGGCCCGCGACACTTCGTCGGCCAACTCCGCCATCCGGCGCGGTTCCAGCCCGCCGGGAAAGCGCTCACCCAGCAGCTTGTCCAGCAGCTCGCGGTGGACGTCGGCGCGCCAGGGGATCCCGGATCGGGACATCTCCGTGGCAACCAGCATGCCCGCCGATTCGGCAGCAAGAAGCAGCCGCATACGTTCTGGATGTTCGGTCTTCGCCGTACGAGCCAGCTGACCCGCGTAGACCTCCAATAGGGCCTCGAACTCATCCGTGCCGAGTGGCAGAGGTACCGGGCCGGATTCGAACAGCGATGGCTGGGTCTCGGCGGCACGCGCGGGCGCGTCCGATGGGACGGGCAGGTTGTGTAGTCGCGCCCAGGCCGCCGCCAGCGAGCGGGGCTGCCCCGACTGACCCTCCTCATGGCCGATGAGCAGCGCCTCCGCGGCCTGCACGTCGTAGCACCGCTCGACCCGCACGCCCGCCGCCAGCAGCGGTCGGTAGATCTCGGCCGTGGATCGCCAAACCCACCGTTCGACCTCGGGCCGTGCGCGCACCGCCTCGGCGAGCGAGGGCTCACGCATCACTGGTCCGGCGGGCCGACCATCCTGATCGAGCGGACACAGAGTTGCACCTCCGTCGCCCGTTTCCGCCACCGCCCATCTCACTTCCCGAGTCTTGCATCGGGGTCGGACATCTACTGCGGTCGCGGGCTCGGATCGGCAGGTCGGTCACCGACCCGACTGTGCTGCCGCCGCACGACTATCGAGTTGTGCCAGCGAGAGTGGGTGGCGCGGTGCGGAATCCAGGAC
Protein-coding sequences here:
- a CDS encoding RNA polymerase sigma factor, yielding MAEHTGRAAVAAIWRIESARIVGALARYTGDFALAEDLAQEALAEALVTWPRDGAPRNPAGWLLTVGRRRAIDAFRRRSALDERYAALARDLGEGGVVSGREPTRDAEDMLWDPDRIDDDVLALMFISCHPVLSREARLALTLRVVGGLTSDEIAKACLVPTATVQARITRAKKTLAAARVPFDVPSAQERAERLGSVLSVIYLIFTEGSTASSGDELIRSELAGEAQRLARVLARLVPNEPEVYGVLALLELSAARFPARTGPDGEPVLLEHQDRRRWDRAAIRRGRAALARAEQVGPGLGAYGLQAAIAECHAVAASVETTNWERIVLIYEALGRLAPSPVVDLNRAVAVSMAQGPAAALPIVDRLAAAGALSNSHLLSSVRGELLTRLGRNDEARTELERAAKLCGNERERTVLRRKLAELG
- a CDS encoding YciI family protein; the encoded protein is MKYMLIWRATDEAYSGMENFDFDKMIETVGRYNEEMIRAGVLVAAEGLDDAADGVVVDYSSETPVVTDGPYGETKELFGGFYILNVASKEEAVEWAKRSPITGPGFKTEIRRVTTIDEFPQDNEWIQKERKWREATGQL
- a CDS encoding helix-turn-helix domain-containing protein, yielding MVVVTRPMRRDAARNRDRLLQEAAGVFTEQGLSGSLEEIARRAGVSIGTLYNHFPTRDALIGALLPPRLAAVDELAEQAAAEQDSWAALTGFVENLLTRLAADRGLLEAFTGDHPAAAQLAQACARGMTHLSTVLDRARRDGTLRADATDDDVVKLVWALSLLGDNAGESASQRSLRFVLDGLRAS
- a CDS encoding SDR family NAD(P)-dependent oxidoreductase — encoded protein: MTNSARTAVIVGVGPGLGMSMASRWGREGFRVALVSRSDARHGAYLADLAAQGIDATAHTADVTDPDRLTEVLDAISTSGNVEFVYYGPGPTQLPVPIAEIDVAIARSAFDWVWPAVHVVGAVLPGMLERGTGGLVFAGGLSSVRPMPMLGQLALAAAALRNYALTLNAALADRNIYAGTLTIGGLVERGDIHAMVTADPVKYGAAEGHTLDPDRIAETGWRMYETRERAEAVFDALGR
- a CDS encoding glycoside hydrolase family 1 protein, with product MRSRFRRYVLAALAAAASTLLLCTNSSAVPPIRSNALPVLDSDFLWGVASSGFQSEGHAPDSNWTRYIANSGADELRDSVDFYDRYASDIDLAAELGVKVFRIGIEWARVQPTPGTWDAAAFGFYDAVIAKIVAAGMRPMITLDHWVYPGWAADRGGWRNPGMVEDWLANMRTVVDRYASRNPLWVTVNEPVAYIVHETGRGAASAPEMLDRLAQAHNVIYDYIHQIQPGAQVTSNVGYVAGSEAQVNGEFVDRIANRLDYVGVDYYFAYDPVQSLLSSITRAIGSAMPQLPGQRIWELPVRTEGIYYALQYYSRRFPGKPLYIVENGMPTENGIPRGDGYTRSDHLRDTVYWIQRAKADGMNVIGYNYWSLTDNYEWGSYTPRFGLYTVDVRTDPTLTRRPTDGVGTYTQIVAAGGLPADYRPTRGPSICVLVDPPASCLSPVANP
- a CDS encoding VOC family protein; translation: MSCRLSELVVQCTDPVALSRFWCAVLDYVELGREEPEDGIEIGPPSGFGGAAPTLVFSRVDEPKTAKLRLHIDVNPVDRDQDAELERLLSLGARPADVDQTGAESWHVLQDPEGNEFCLLRQRLPEL
- a CDS encoding glyoxalase — protein: MNITINQAAIESVILEVPDAAAAEAFYTAAFGLGDKVRVRTSDAPTSGFRGFILSLVVSQPSTVDSLIGTAVAAGATTLKPAKKSFWGYGGVVQAPDGAIWKIATSSKKDTGPATREIDDFVVLLGVDDVKATKQFYVDHGLAVAKSFGSKYVEFETPASSIKLALYGRRAAAKDAGVPQEGTGAHRILIGGSAGAFTDPDGFAWEVVQA
- a CDS encoding bifunctional 3'-5' exonuclease/DNA polymerase — its product is MRWAVAETGDGGATLCPLDQDGRPAGPVMREPSLAEAVRARPEVERWVWRSTAEIYRPLLAAGVRVERCYDVQAAEALLIGHEEGQSGQPRSLAAAWARLHNLPVPSDAPARAAETQPSLFESGPVPLPLGTDEFEALLEVYAGQLARTAKTEHPERMRLLLAAESAGMLVATEMSRSGIPWRADVHRELLDKLLGERFPGGLEPRRMAELADEVSRAFGEGVRVRPDLPNDIIRAFGRIGILLSSTRKWELQQIDHPAVAPLLAYKSLYRLYTAHGWSWLEQWVHGGRFRPEYLPGGTVSGRWTTNGGGALQIPKVIRQAIRADPGWRLVVADADQMEPRVLAAISRDTGLMEVAGRGEDLYADLADRIFGGDRAQAKIALLGAIYGQTSGDALTHMAELRRRYPAAVAYVDDAARAGEEGRLVRTWLGRTCPPASIASPDQVDGYASTPATRARGRFTRNFVVQGSAADWALLLLAGVRHAMASAGLRAELVFFQHDEVIVHCPAEEATAVADMIATAAETAGRIVFGPTPVRFPFTTAVVECYWDAK